The proteins below are encoded in one region of Aquisphaera giovannonii:
- a CDS encoding VOC family protein — protein MIHPETTPAPTTDIPGPDLFMTVIRVADWQASLRWYADVLGLLPIRTDPTRGFALLAAGTGRLALQSRRAGEPNARACDLPRLVFLVPDADAEYRRLAARGVSVTPPAENTRESYLEIRLHDPDGIPLSLFSWTSPDADPTARPGD, from the coding sequence GTGATCCACCCAGAGACGACCCCCGCGCCGACGACGGATATCCCCGGCCCCGACCTGTTCATGACGGTGATCAGGGTCGCGGACTGGCAGGCGAGCCTGCGGTGGTACGCCGACGTCCTCGGCCTGCTCCCGATCCGGACCGACCCGACACGCGGCTTCGCGCTGCTCGCGGCGGGGACGGGACGGCTGGCCCTCCAGTCGAGGCGGGCCGGGGAACCAAATGCGAGGGCGTGCGACCTCCCTCGGCTGGTCTTCCTGGTCCCGGACGCGGATGCCGAATATCGTCGGCTCGCCGCGAGAGGGGTCTCGGTCACCCCCCCGGCCGAGAACACGCGGGAGAGCTATCTCGAGATCCGGCTGCACGACCCGGACGGCATCCCCCTGAGCCTCTTCTCCTGGACCTCGCCCGACGCCGATCCCACCGCCCGGCCCGGGGACTGA
- a CDS encoding PVC-type heme-binding CxxCH protein, with protein sequence MRSWHSPARAAVLSLAAAWTTATALAQKPAPVEDVSSFPHRSPDEERKALHVPPGFEVQLVAAEPDIHKPLNLAFDDRGRLWITDTVEYPYPVKPGAKGRDTVKILSDFGPDGRARSISTFADGLNIPIGLLPLPSTTAALVHNIPDIYLMRDTDGDGRADSRDVLYGIFGHRDTHGMTNAFTWGIDGWVYACHGYANDSRVQGKDRKPIAMNSGNTYRMRPDGSHAEYVTHGQVNPFGLAFDPLGNLYSADCHSRPVYQLLRGAWYPSFGKPHDGLGFGPEMVDYDHGSTGIGGISYYAAEQFPEAYRGTVFVGNVVTNRINHDRIEWHGSTPKGIEQPDFVWSEDNWFRPVDIELGPDGALYVADFYNRIIGHYEVPLTHPGRDRTSGRVWRIVYKGGGQPAASAWKDWTKAAVAELVSALKDPNLAVRVSATNQLVERGGDEAASVLAGVLTGSAAGPVRSHALWALQRLGRLDDEQLSRTCRDERDRDLRVHTMKVSAERPELSAKLRGQVVARLKDSDAFVRRAAAEALGSHPDPAQIRPLLDLLQATTREDSHLLHVVRMALRDQLKERDSWKALASTRLTDRDRRCLADVSVGVHAEEAATFLMSYVRNNPVDSADLRRFGHHIARYGDADAVASIAAFAKELKGPPKERLELFQEIQQGADERTTPIDPGVRGLAAAVCRGWLDSKRDDQIGLAVQAARDFPLPELIPDLSRLAAGETAEAVRSEALHAIAAIDPRMALPLLRDLTVGSGSPIAVREAAAVALANLDRPEAQKAVLDALATAPEQLQSTIAAALARRSEGAASLLQTIESGKASPRILQERRVVIGLENAGIPELGKRIATLLKGLPPADQKLKDLFDRRRSAYASKPHDASRGARVFEKNCGICHQIEGKGARVGPQLDGIGSRGLDRLMEDILDPNRNVDQSFRVTNLALENGRVVSGLLLREEGEILILADAQGKEVRVPRSNVEERSTAQISPMPANMAEQIPEDDFRDLLDFLLRHREDKAPKP encoded by the coding sequence ATGCGAAGCTGGCACTCGCCCGCGCGGGCGGCCGTCCTCTCCCTCGCCGCGGCATGGACGACGGCCACGGCGCTCGCCCAGAAGCCCGCGCCCGTCGAGGACGTCTCCTCCTTCCCCCACCGCAGCCCGGACGAGGAGCGGAAGGCCCTCCACGTCCCGCCCGGCTTCGAAGTCCAGCTCGTCGCCGCCGAGCCCGACATCCACAAGCCGCTGAACCTCGCCTTCGACGACCGCGGCCGGCTCTGGATCACCGATACGGTCGAGTACCCGTACCCCGTGAAACCCGGCGCGAAGGGCCGCGACACGGTGAAGATCCTCTCGGACTTCGGCCCCGACGGCCGGGCCCGGTCGATCTCCACGTTCGCCGACGGGCTGAATATCCCGATCGGCCTCCTCCCGCTCCCCTCGACGACGGCCGCCCTCGTCCACAATATCCCCGACATCTACCTGATGCGCGACACGGACGGCGACGGGCGGGCCGACTCGCGTGACGTCCTCTATGGAATCTTCGGCCACCGCGACACCCACGGCATGACCAATGCCTTCACCTGGGGCATCGACGGCTGGGTCTACGCCTGCCACGGCTACGCCAACGATTCGCGGGTGCAGGGCAAGGACCGTAAGCCTATCGCCATGAATTCCGGGAATACCTACCGGATGCGTCCCGACGGCTCGCACGCCGAGTACGTCACGCACGGCCAGGTCAATCCGTTCGGCCTCGCCTTCGACCCGCTCGGCAACCTCTACTCCGCGGACTGCCACAGCCGGCCCGTGTACCAGCTCCTCCGCGGCGCCTGGTATCCCAGCTTCGGCAAGCCGCACGACGGCCTCGGCTTCGGCCCGGAGATGGTGGATTACGACCACGGGTCCACCGGGATCGGCGGCATCTCCTACTACGCCGCCGAGCAGTTCCCGGAGGCCTATCGCGGCACCGTCTTCGTCGGCAATGTCGTCACCAACCGGATCAACCACGACCGCATCGAGTGGCACGGCTCGACGCCGAAGGGCATCGAGCAGCCCGACTTCGTCTGGAGCGAGGACAACTGGTTCCGCCCCGTGGATATCGAGCTCGGCCCCGACGGCGCACTCTACGTCGCCGATTTCTACAACCGCATCATCGGCCACTACGAGGTCCCGCTCACCCATCCCGGACGCGACCGGACGAGCGGCCGGGTCTGGCGGATCGTCTACAAGGGCGGGGGCCAGCCCGCCGCGTCGGCCTGGAAGGACTGGACGAAGGCTGCCGTCGCCGAGTTGGTCTCCGCCCTGAAGGACCCTAATCTGGCCGTCCGCGTCTCGGCGACGAATCAGCTCGTCGAGCGCGGCGGGGACGAGGCGGCCTCCGTCCTGGCCGGCGTCCTCACGGGCTCCGCGGCCGGTCCCGTCCGATCCCATGCCTTGTGGGCGCTCCAGAGGCTGGGCCGGCTCGACGACGAGCAACTCTCGCGGACCTGCCGCGACGAGCGCGACCGCGACCTCCGCGTCCACACGATGAAGGTCTCCGCCGAGCGCCCGGAACTTTCGGCCAAGCTCCGCGGACAAGTGGTCGCTCGCCTGAAAGACTCCGATGCGTTCGTCCGGCGGGCGGCGGCCGAGGCCCTGGGCTCGCATCCCGACCCCGCGCAGATCCGGCCGCTTCTGGATCTCCTCCAGGCCACGACGCGCGAGGATTCGCACCTGCTGCACGTCGTCCGGATGGCACTCCGAGACCAGCTCAAGGAACGGGACTCGTGGAAGGCGCTGGCGAGCACGCGGCTGACCGATCGCGACCGGCGGTGCCTGGCGGACGTGTCCGTCGGCGTCCACGCGGAAGAGGCGGCGACCTTCCTGATGTCGTACGTTCGCAACAATCCCGTCGACTCGGCCGACCTCCGGCGATTCGGGCACCACATCGCCCGCTACGGCGACGCCGATGCGGTCGCCTCGATCGCGGCCTTCGCGAAGGAGCTCAAGGGTCCGCCGAAGGAACGCCTGGAACTGTTCCAGGAGATCCAGCAGGGCGCCGACGAGCGTACCACCCCGATCGATCCCGGCGTCCGCGGCCTCGCCGCCGCGGTCTGCCGGGGTTGGCTCGACTCGAAGCGTGACGACCAGATCGGCCTGGCCGTCCAGGCGGCCCGCGATTTCCCGCTGCCGGAACTCATCCCGGACCTGAGCAGGCTGGCGGCCGGAGAGACGGCCGAGGCGGTCCGGTCCGAGGCACTGCACGCCATCGCGGCGATCGACCCGCGGATGGCGCTCCCGCTGCTCCGCGACCTGACCGTCGGCAGCGGGTCGCCGATCGCCGTCCGCGAGGCCGCGGCGGTCGCCCTCGCGAACCTCGACCGGCCCGAGGCGCAGAAGGCCGTCCTCGACGCGCTGGCCACGGCGCCGGAGCAGCTCCAATCCACGATCGCCGCGGCCCTGGCCCGGCGGTCCGAAGGGGCCGCGTCGCTCCTCCAGACCATCGAGTCGGGCAAGGCCTCGCCCCGGATCCTCCAGGAGCGGCGGGTCGTGATCGGCCTGGAGAACGCGGGAATCCCCGAGCTGGGCAAGCGGATCGCGACCCTGCTGAAGGGGCTGCCCCCCGCCGACCAGAAGCTCAAGGACCTCTTCGATCGCCGCCGCTCCGCGTATGCCTCCAAGCCCCACGACGCCTCGCGCGGCGCGAGGGTCTTCGAGAAGAACTGCGGAATCTGCCACCAGATCGAGGGCAAGGGGGCTCGTGTAGGCCCCCAGCTCGACGGAATCGGCAGCCGCGGCCTGGATCGGCTCATGGAGGACATCCTCGACCCGAATCGCAACGTCGACCAGAGCTTCCGGGTCACCAACCTGGCCCTCGAGAATGGCCGGGTCGTCTCCGGCCTCCTCCTCCGCGAGGAGGGCGAGATCCTGATCCTGGCCGACGCGCAGGGCAAGGAGGTCCGCGTCCCGAGGTCGAACGTCGAGGAACGCTCCACCGCCCAGATCTCCCCGATGCCCGCCAACATGGCGGAGCAGATACCCGAGGACGACTTCCGGGACCTGCTCGACTTCCTCCTCAGGCACCGCGAGGACAAGGCACCCAAGCCTTGA